The Cheilinus undulatus linkage group 2, ASM1832078v1, whole genome shotgun sequence genome has a window encoding:
- the b3gnt2l gene encoding N-acetyllactosaminide beta-1,3-N-acetylglucosaminyltransferase 2 yields MSRTNTAQAACSYLEAMRQMQTVSAMVLLATLFLIFFYSTLHLESTYSHRAAKENPQSHLSAQIQSKDSDEAAQSSEKKSVTLPHVDVLNVTISRDFKKTIPQNKAYWNRLLYSTLVKLDKGDNPARRGSDWFRCKETNQELLQTNVHNFNSYSVLFQNFVQDMSCRTPPILINQPKKCRSGSREEENQKSLLFAIKSTPGNFEQRQAVRETWGREAMNKSGLRVRTVFLMGGPQMDDPDLSQLLSFEAQHFGDIIQWDFNESFLNLTLKMYAFLQWVLTYCSHVTFVFSGDDDVFVNTPLLLRYLQSLDSAKASKIYSGDVIKTANPIRDPKSKYFIPLSFYDGPYPSYVAGGGFLISGALLRPLFSVSHFIPFFPIDDVYMGMCFKAIGVSPEAHTGFHTFDIKEENRENLCAHKDIILTHKRSPQQITKLWRGIHSPLLTC; encoded by the coding sequence ATGTCTAGGACCAACACAGCACAGGCAGCTTGTTCGTACCTTGAAGCAATGAGACAAATGCAAACAGTCAGTGCTATGGTTCTTCTCGCCACTTTATTCCTGATCTTTTTCTACTCGACCCTACATCTTGAGTCGACCTACAGTCACAGAGCTGCAAAAGAAAATCCCCAATCACATCTCAGTGCCCAGATCCAGTCCAAAGACAGCGATGAAGCTGCACAATCGTCTGAGAAGAAGAGTGTCACTTTGCCTCACGTTGATGTTCTAAATGTAACTATATCCCGTGACTTCAAAAAGACCATCCCTCAAAACAAAGCATACTGGAACCGTCTGCTGTATTCCACCCTTGTGAAGCTGGACAAGGGAGATAATCCAGCCAGACGCGGCTCTGATTGGTTTCGCTGCAAGGAGACAAATCAAGAGCTCCTGCAAACCAACGTGCACAATTTCAACTCATACTCTGTCCTCTTCCAGAACTTTGTGCAGGATATGAGTTGCAGGACTCCTCCAATCCTGATCAATCAACCCAAAAAGTGCAGATCTGGTAGCAGGGAGGAAGAAAATCAGAAGTCCCTACTCTTTGCTATCAAGTCAACTCCTGGAAACTTTGAGCAGAGGCAGGCTGTGCGAGAGACATGGGGGCGGGAGGCGATGAATAAGAGCGGGCTGAGAGTGCGCACAGTGTTTCTCATGGGTGGCCCCCAAATGGATGACCCTGATCTTAGCCAACTGCTGTCATTTGAAGCCCAGCACTTTGGGGACATCATTCAGTGGGACTTCAATGAATCTTTCTTAAACCTGACGCTCAAAATGTATGCCTTCCTTCAGTGGGTGCTGACATATTGCAGTCATGTTACCTTTGTTTTCAGTGGTGATGATGACGTTTTTGTCAACACACCGCTATTACTCAGGTACCTGCAGTCTCTGGATTCAGCTAAAGCCTCTAAGATTTACAGCGGAGATGTTATAAAGACAGCAAATCCAATCAGGGACCCTAAAAGCAAATACTTCATCCCTTTGAGCTTCTATGATGGCCCTTACCCTTCATATGTTGCTGGAGGTGGATTTCTCATCTCTGGAGCATTGCTGAGACCCCTTTTTTCAGTCTCACACTTCATTCCTTTCTTCCCCATTGATGATGTGTACATGGGGATGTGCTTTAAGGCTATAGGAGTTTCTCCAGAAGCACACACAGGCTTTCACACCTTTGACATCAAGGAGGAGAATCGGGAGAATCTATGTGCGCATAAGGATATTATTCTGACTCATAAACGCTCCCCGCAGCAGATAACAAAGCTATGGAGGGGAATTCACAGCCCCTTGTTGACTTGTTGA